GTTTTTAGCTACAAACTGTTCATAGCCCTTGTCATAAAAGGTCACGGTGAATGTGGAACCTTTACCTGGTGCGGAAAATACTTCTACTTTGCCACCATGTTGCTTAATCAAAGAAGAAACAATCGCAAGTCCCAAGCCTGATTCGCCAGTTCCCATTCGAGCACGCGATGGATCAGCCCTGAAAAAGCGTTCAAAAATATACTTAGTCTGATTCTTGCTCATGCCAATACCATTATCCTTAACCGATAATTGTGTTCCATGCTCTATCCGTTTACCCGAAATAATAATTTTGCCATCATGAGTGAATTGAATCGCATTTTGAACTAAGTTAACCATTACCTGGGTAAAACGGTCACGATCTGCATAAATAGGCAACTGATCAGGTGCCTCTACAACCAGCTCATCGTTGGCTTTAGTTGCATTTTGTTTTAATTGCGACTTCAAATCATGCAGAATAATTGTGGCATTAAAGTTAGTCTTAACCAGCATAATTTGATTATTTCGAATCTTTTCATAGTCCAAATTTTCATTGACTAACCGAATTAATCGTTTAGTTTCGCGCTGCATTAACGCGATTGACTTCGGTTTAGAATCCTCTGGGATAGCATCGTATTGCAAGCCCTCTAGAATGCCATTAATTGTTGTCAATGGCGTCCGCATTTCATGAGCAGCATCAGCCATGAATTGGTCTCGTCGCTCTTCTTGAGCCTTAACCTCTTCGTTCGACTGCTTCAAAGCCTGCACCATTTTATTGAAATTCTCAGCCAATTGATCAATTTCATCGCTATCTTTATGCTCAATTTGCACATTAAAGTTACCTGATGCAACTTTTTGCGTAGCACGTGATAATCGCTTAATTCGTTTAGTTGAATAATAAGAAATAATAAAGCTCAGCAACAATCCAACCGCTACAGTAATTAACAATGCACGCAACAAATTGCGTTTAGCCATTAAAATCGGTCGCTCAACATGCTTTACTCTCGATCCTATCCAAACAATGCCAACAAGATTTTTGCCATTCATCCATGGAACCAAAACCCCCGTGTAGGCATCCTTAGTTGAACTAATCGGTGAATTTTCATTATGATTATTTTGAATTCTAATCTCTTGCCCATTTTTTAAAGTAGTAAAAACTTCTTGCGAAAGCTGAATTCTAGCCTTTGTTTTGGGATAAATCTGCTCATTTTTATCATTAAAAATACGTAAATGAGCATCATCACCACGAAGAACATATTCTAATTGATTCAAGAAGTTATTGCTAAGTAATGCAGTTCCATTTTGGCTATCAGCTTCCGCCAAGTTTCCCAAAGAATTAGCATAGCTTTCCATCCGCTGGTAGTTTTGCGTATAAGCTTGATTACGCGCATAACCAATCTCCGAGTAACCAATAATCGAGATAGTTGTCACAATAATGAGTAAGAAACTCAACATATTTTGGTAAATTAATTTCATTATTTGACCTGCGAATCATCAAACTTGTAACCGACGCCCCAGACAGTTTGGATCACCTTGGCACCAACCTTCTCTAATTTCTGTCGAAGCTTTTTAATATGAGCATCAACAGTTCTTTCTTCACCATAATACTCATAGCCCCAAACTAGTTCTAGTAATTGGTCACGAGAAAAGACTTGTCTAGGCTTTTGTGCCATTGTATACAGCAAATCAAATTCTTTTGGTGTCAAACCCATTACCGGCTGATTATCAAATAAAACTTCTCGTCTATTTTTTGAAATCTTCAAATGATCGGTCGTAATCTCATAGTCTTGATTATCTTCTTGAGTATGAGCTGGTTCTTCTTCCATCATCACGCGGCGATGCAAAGCCTTAATGCGGGCAATCAAAGCAATTGGGCTAAATGGCTTAGTGACATACTCATCAGCTCCGATACCTAGCCCCAACACTTGATCTGATTCACTGCCACGAGCAGTAAGCATAATAATTGGCACTGTCGGCGAAATTGCCCGTACCTCTTTAGCTACTTGAATCCCATCTTTTTTTGGCAAATTCAAATCTAACGTAATCAGATCATACTTATCCGCGTTCTTTTTAAACATATCGACGGCTTCGACACCATCAACAGCAATGTCTTGTTGCCAACCTTCTTTTTTGAAAAACATTCCCATCATTTCAGCTACGGAAGTGTCATCTTCGACCATTAATATTCTCAAACTCATTATCAATCCCTAAACCCTTTTGTTCTCTTATGCTTCACTTGATCAGGATCGACATAGTCATGTGGCAATTCATGTCGTTTAGACAAAAATGTTTTCAAACTTTTTTCGGTATAAACAATTGGCAATAAGATAAATAAATAAAATGTTAACAGCCAAATGAGAAAATAGCGATCCCAATTCAAATAGTGAATGATTACTCCTAACAGTGCTTGAATAAACCCAAACAGGATACAATACCAGCTTGCCCGTTTCTGAGCAAACTTAAAACTATCCTGGTTAACTTGCGCAAGATAAGATAAATAGCCATAAATTCGGTTGGGCCTTTTGGCTGGCGTAATCAGCCAAATCAACCCTACCGCCACCATAACTAAGCCACAAGCGACATAGATCACGATTTCTCACTCCTAATTCTGATAAATTTAAACGGTTATTCCTCACCTGGTGCAGACATAACTATTCTCATTTTACCAGTGAAAGTGAAATTCTTCATCTCATTTGGAATAATTAAATTAGTTCCCATCTTCAAATCATATGACTTGCCATCAGCTTCTAATTTTCCTTCGCCTTTGATAACGGAAACTAACAGGTATGGATGATCCTTTAAGCCGGTCTTCCAAGTACCATCAAGGTCAATTTGCCACAAATAAAAGTGTGGTGAAAGTGGTGGTTCAACCAATGTCTTAATTTCTGCATCTTGATCTTGGCTAGTCTTAACATCTAACTTAGGATCAACATGGGGAACAGTGGTCACATCAATTGACTTTTGAGTATGAAGCTCACGCTTTTTACCATCCTTGCCCACACGATCGTAGTCATACAAGCGGTAAGTTACATCACTTGACTGTTGAGTTTCAATTACTAAGCATCCCTTAGTTAAAGCATGAATTGTACCTGCTGGCACATAGAAGAAATCGCCTGCTTTAACCGGAACTTTTCTGAGCAACTTATCCCACTCACCTTTGTGGATCATATCAGCTAATTCTTCACGGCTTTTTGCATGATGACCATAAATAATATAAGCACCTGGATCAGCTTGCATTACATACCAAGACTCAGTCTTACCAGAATCATTTTCTACTTTGCGAGCATAATCATCATCCGGGTGTACTTGAACTGATAAATTATCATTAGCATCTAATAATTTTACCAATAATGGAAATTCCTTGGCCTTAGGGTTGCCAAACAATTCCGGATGCTTCAAGTAAACATCCCGCAATGACATTCCCTTAAGTGGCCCATCTGTTACAGTTGACGCGTCATCCTTGTAACCTGAAATAATCCAAGCTTCTCCAACTTTTCCTTCTGGAATATCATAGTGAAAAATATCATCTAATTTACGTCCACCCCAAATTTTTGGTCTAAAGTATGGGGTTAAAAATAATGGTTCCATTTAAATCACCTCAATTAAAGTATAAACTTTAAGGTAGAATAAATGAAACCCTTTTCTTAGATATATGTATACTATTTGTTTTACATGTAAAGCTACTTGTTATACTTACGAATACCTGTAGCTAATCTTTGCATCCCATCCTTGACCATCGTCAAAGGACAAGCTAGATTAATTCGAATAAAGTCATGGCCATTTCCACGATAAACACTACCAGCTGAAATAATCAGCCCAGTTTCTTGGCGAATGAACTCTGCTAATTCCTGTGAATCAGTACTGATCTTTTGCACATCGATCCACATCAAATATGTCGCATTGCCCGAAATGATTTGTACTTCAGGAATGTTTTTTTCAATAAAATTCTGCACATACGCAAAATTTTGCTTTAACTGTTTTTTCAAAGCATTAAGCCAATCATGGCCTTGCTCATAAGCCGCAATCGTTGCTGGAATCGCCAATAAATTAGGCTCGGCTACTTCATCACTATTTAAACCGCGGCTAACCATATTCCGTAAGTTCTCATCAGGAACAATCGCCGTAGCAGCATGAAGAGCAGCAACATTAAAGGTTTTACTTGGAGACACTAGTGAAATCACACTATTTTGTGCTTCACCTGTTACAGAAAAGGCTGGCGTGTAATCTGGACCTTGTCTAACTAGATCACCATGAATCTCATCCGATAGTAATGTTACATGGTATTGGTGACAAAGATCCGCAATTTTTTGTACTTCTTCACTAGTCCAAACTTTTCCCACTGGATTATGCGGATTACAAAAAATCATCAAAGTCGTTAACGGCTCAGCTAATTTTTGTTCCAAGTCAGCCCAGTTGATCGAATAACTTTTACCATCGAAAGCTAAATCACTCGACAAAACATGGCGCCCATTATTCAAAATGGAATTATAAAAAATATTATAAACTGGCTCTTGTACTAAAACATTATCACCAATATGTGAAATACGGCGTACAATTGATGAAATAGCAGGGACTACTCCAGTAGTAAAAATCATCCAATTTGTTTGTGGCCGATGATTATGTTCTGTTTCATACCAATCAGCGACAGCATTAAAATAATCTGCTTGTGGGAACTCATAACCAAATGCACCTAATGTCAATTTTTGTTGCATTGCCGCGATAATTTCAGGTGCCGTCTTAAAGTCCATATCGGCAATCCACATTGGTAATTCACCAGACTTCACATCCCACTTTACTGAATCAGTCTTTGACCTATCTGGTGCATTTTCAAAATCATATTGCATATATCTCACTAATCCTTTGGTGTTTGGTTCGTATCAGAATGAACAATTTTTGTACCTATTTTCGGACAATCAAGCTCGGTTTTAGATGGATCTACCTTATCTGGATCGATAATCAAAGTACCAATCTCAGGTACCGTAATTTTACCAGAAATTGGGTTTTTAATACTATCCATCTTTGTATTAAGCTCCACATCTAAATTAGAAACATATTCAAAAGCTAAATCTGTATGAATCAAGGAACCATTCTTAATCTCCAGGTGATCAATGTAGTTCAAGCCCTGATCACTTTCAATTTTACAATTAATTAACGTAATGTTGTTAGTATTCCAAGCTAAATATTCACCATCAATAATTGAATCGTAAATAGTGACATTATTGCAATTCCAAAAAGCATCTTTAGAGATAAAAGTTGAATTATGAACTTCAATGTTTTCTGCACCATCAAAAACATAATTTCCCACAACGGAAACGTGATCAAGATAAATATTCTGGCTATCTTTACCAAAATAATCACCATTAATTTGAGAATTGGTAATCTTAATATCATTACAAGTCCACATTGTTTCTTCTGCGTTAGCAAAATGAACATTATCTAAAATAATATGACTTGTCCTTCTGAATAATTTAGGTGCCTGTAAAGCACTATTTTTAATTGAAATATTCTTGGTATACCAAATTCCAGACCGTGACATAGTTTCAAACGTGGTATTTTCAACTTTCACATTTTCATCATACCAAAGTGGATATTTTCATTTAAAAATTGAATTCTTTAATCTGATATTTTTAGCTTCTTTTAAGGGAGATTCACCACTGCCAAATGTAATACCATCAAGGATTGCATCAGTTAATCCATAAAGAATTCTTTCACCTGCAAAATATTTATTCCCCGGATTTAAAATTGAAGTGCAACACCAAGTGTTAAACAAAAAGGCCATGAAGACCTAAACTTGAAGTGACGAAAAATCAAGAAAGGAAGATCTTCATGACCAATTCAAATTCTAGCATTTCTAAGCACTATCATCAATTAACCAGCGTACAACGTGGACAAATTCAAGCAATGCTGGATTCCGGCATAACTTCCCGTACTGTTATCGCTCAAGAAGTCGGCTGCCATAAGTCGACAATCAGTCGCGAAATCAAACGCGGAAGCGTCCTGCAAAGAGACAGCAGCTATTTATTGTATGAGCACTATTACGCTGATACTGCACAGCTTTATTATGAGAAGCGTCGCAAAAACTGCTATCAGCGCAATCCATTGAAGCATTATGCTGTCTTTTTGAGAATGCTCTCCAGACGCTTCAAAGCTAAATTTGATGCCACCAGCATCGATGAATTCGTTGGTGAATTCAAAAGGACTATGCCAGGCTACCCTTGTCCCAGCACACCAACTGTCTATCGCTATATTGATCAGGGCTTGCTGGACATAAGCAATATTGATCTGCCTATGAAGCTCAAAAGACGCAGGAACAAGCGTCATCACGGCCAGAGCGGTCATGCTTTGCACAAGAAGAATCTTGGCAATTCCATTGAACAGCGTCCTAAAGAGATTGAAGACAGAAAAACGCCGCTGCACTGGGAAGGAGATCTGGTTAAAGGCGTCAGACGCAAGAATCAGCCTGCTTTAATGACTTTGACCGAAAGAACCACACGCTTTGAAGTAGTTATCAAGATTCCTGACTATCGGGCAAGCACATGCCAAAGGCTGCTTCAAAATGAGATTGACAGACATCCTGCCTGGTTTAAATCGATCACGTTTGACAATGGCTCTGAGTTTGCGGATATGACCAAGATCAAAGGCTGCCAGATCTACTTCGCCCACCCATATTCTCCATGGGAAAGAGGCACCAATGAGAACTGCAATGGACTTCTGCGTCAATTCTTCCCTAAAGGCAAAAGCATGAAAGATAAGTCAGCTGCTTATGTTCAACAGGCAACTGATGCCATTAACCGCAAACATCGTCGAATCCTTCAATATCACACAGCAGAAGAACTCTTCAAGCAATATATTTCCTCATAGCCTAACTGTTGCACTTAATTTGACAATTCAGGAAAATATTTATTCTTATATTCAATCATTATGCTTCACCTTTTCGCTGATTATCTAAAGTAAGTTTTAAGTTAGTATTTATTATATGATTTCCTTCCTATAATGTTTAATACTTATTTTTATGGGTAATGCATAACATAAATTTATAATGCGAATCGAGATTTCGGTTAAACTTCGGTCAAACGGATATCTTAACAAAACAAAAAACCGCTCTAGAACAACATCTAGAACGGTTATCTATGGAGATGAGGGGAGCTATCTCTACTTTTAGTTAATTCCAATTACTTCTAAGTACTGAAATTAAGCCATTTTGATGTTGGTTGATTTTAATTAATTTTGAAGTTGGATACCTTTCTGGATACCTGATAATTTTGACAATAAAATTAAAAGCCTATATACTAAATTTTGTCAGGTTAGTATATAGGCTTCGTTTTTGTGTCACTAGATTTTGTCGCTAGTGACTTTTTTATTCTTCAAATTCATAAGAATCTGAAATAGCATTTATAACATCTTTTATAAAAGATGCAGGTGCATGATCCACTTTGTACCAGTGTCGTGCAGCTAAGTCTAAAGTTGTTTCCTGCTGTGCTTCTGCAACTCCATGGACTTTTAAGCCTTCAGGAACTGGAATATGTAACGGAAAATCATTTTCTGTTTTACTAATCGGTACTACTTTCACAAGTGATCTAGTTAACCTAGTAAAGTCATGATTAGATACAATTAAAGCAGGTCTAGTTCCTTGTTGCTCATGTCCTAAACTTGGATCAAAACCAATAATGATAATGTCACCTTGATGAACATCAATCATTTTTTCACCCCCCTTTCTATATTTTAGGTGACTTTCTTACCATTTAATTTCTTTACCTACAGGCTTGCCCCAATCAACTTCTTTGGATTCACCAGGATGTTCATTATCCCATTTATCCCAATATGCCTCATAATCAAAGCCCTCAAATCGTTGTGCTAGCTTGCTCTCTTTTTTTCTTTTCAAAATTAGTTCTTTATTCTTAACTTTTACCTCAAAAGTAGCTTTTTCAGTAGTAATTCCAAGATCTCTGAGTAGTGACTTAGAAAGTCTAATACCTTGGGAATTACCCCATTTTTGCAATGTAATCTCCATAAGAAAACCTCCAAAAATTACTTATCCTTTACTAAGTATATACTAGTGGATATACTTAGTAAAGGATAAAGTAGTAAAAATCAGTTTTATTGTTAGAATCTTTATCTCAGCATAACTACAATAAAAAGCCATCCTATGTGTCTTGATTTCTAGGATGGCTTTTTACAACAATACATATCATTTAAATATACGCTACATATATTTAAATGATCAATATCATCTACTTAATCTTCTTATTTCATTTCCAACCTTCCTTCTAAAATCACATCATTCAAAAAGCTAGAAGATGAGCTGTATCCATGTTCTTTTGCGATCTCTGTTAACTTTGTTCTTGCACTTGGTCTCAAGCTAAAGGTGTAAGGTCTTCTCTTTTCTCTCTTAATGTAATTACCTGATTCTTTAGAAGGTGCTTCCTTACTAGAGGCTTCACTAACTCTAGAAGTTTCTTTCAATACTTCTGCAAACTTTCTTCCTTGATTTGGGTTAAAACTCATTTAAAAATCCTCCTAATTATTCCTACACTGTACCTAACTTCTTGGTACCTAAAACAACATATCCTGGTACTTGCTTAAAAGTGGTCTTGTATGTGATCAAGCAATGAACCTCTCGTCCTGTGTAATTTGCGGTTGTTGGATTATACTCTTCCAACAATAGCAAATCTCCTACCTGATAATTACGATCATTTTTTCTAATTTCAAAATTTTTAGAGTTATTTACTTGTGCCTCAAAATAACTTGGAAGAATTTTTACTCGATGTTCTTTGATCTCATATATGCCACTTGATGTATATACTTTCATTAGCATTACCTCATATTTTATTTATACATTACGTATACTTAGTTTATATTTAATACGCGTGGTGCTAGTTAAATCGTTCTAGACAATAAGCCAAATTATAAGCTAAAATTGCAATTTCCAACCGGCTTTGAAAGCCTATCAGACTACGTGTTCGATTGTTCTCGGCATTGTAATAGGTCAGAAGCGAAAAGTCGCTTTCAATTGTTCTGCGAATAGCCATCAATTGATGATCATTGTGCTTTTTAGCTCCTGTCATATTTTTACGATATGGTGTCCAAAGTTCATAACCCATTTGTTTTAGCTGTTGATGCAGTTCTTTGCCTAAATAGCCTTCGTCGCCAAGAAGATAGTAATTAGATGGATGTGCATTTTCCATCAGTTCAACTGTCTCCTTGGCATCATGAACTGATGCTTTTGTTACGACATAATCAAGAATGTAACCGTCATCGCTAACAATGGCATGAACTTTGAAACCATAGAAGTAAATTTTCTTGGTGGCCTTATAACCAATGTTGGCATAACCGCGAAAAATTTTAGCACGATAGTTGCGAATTGGTTGGCAAACAGGTACCGGAAAGCTGTCAATGATCAAGAAATGTCCATTCAGGTCAACCTTTTTATTCATTTCTTGCCGTATCTGATAAATCAATTGCAATAGCTGACGTGAACGCCGATTAAAACGTGAGTGTGATAAACAATTGAAACATTCACAGAATCTTCTTTGTGATTCAATTCCTGTCTTAGCTTGCCAGATAAGTAAAGCCAAAATCAGACTGTCCGTAGTTTTAATTTGATCAATATTTCGCCGATGAGTAAACTCAGCCGGTGCATACAAACGATACCAGTGCCGACAAATTATCACTAAATCTTTAAAACTAACTTGTAAATGGTGGCTAAAACGCTTAAGCTTAAGGCAGTTCAATCAGATCAGACTCTTTTCTATTATTACTATTTACAAGTCGAGTCTAACAAGATTGGACTTTTTTATTAACTAAAACGATTTAACTAGCACCACGCGTATTTAATGTATATTTGCTTTATACTTTATTTGTAATGGAGCCAAAGATACCATTTAACTCATTGAAAAATGATCCATACATAGATTGCATTTTTTTATCTTTCATCATTGTACTGATTGCCACTTTATCTAAAGTGGAGCGGTTAAACAGCTCTCGATTGGGAATCTTAACAATGACACTTGGATCTTTTTGTAAAACTTCTACCAATTCACGAGAAGATCTAGTGTTGTTTTTAATCATGTTTCCAACAAATAGCAATTTTGCATCTACTAACGACTGTCTCGTACGATAATCGATTGTTTCTCGTTTAAGCTCCTTAAAGCGCTGCTCTAAGTTGAATTTGGCACTATAACCGTGTTCGCTCGGAGTAATAGGGCTAAGAATATCATCACTAATAATCACTGCGTTCTTTGTCGCAATTGAAAAATCAGGGTGGCAATCAATAATAATGTAATCGTATTGATCTAGTTTTCTAGTGTCATAATTATCTGCTAGCCACATGTATAGCAGCATATTTTTATCGACTTTAGTTTCAATGTCTGCTTCAATATCGTCTAAATGCATATCTCCTGCAATTAGATCAATATTTTCATTAATCTGATGGATTTTAACTTGATCATTCTTTAAGAAAATATTTCCTACTGTATACTCATTATCATAAATTCGATATGTTTGGGTCAAATTAGATTGATGGTCTAAGTCGATAAACAAAATCCGTGATCCGTGGTTAGCCAACCATTCGCCATAGTTATAGGCTAATGTGGTTTTACCTACTCCACCTTTAATAGCTGCAAAAGTAATAATCTTCATTTTCTTCTCCTTTAATTATACTGTACTCATACGTTATGTATAATTTACTTATGCTTAATTTAAACTGGTAACGCAGCAAAGAAACCTGTTGAAACTAGGTATGCCGAAACAGCAATTACTACTACCTGTGTTACTAACATCCAACCCACAAAGCTTTTATCAAACTTGTTAGCCTTATGCTTAGAAATAGTATTCATAATTGTTCCCTCCATATTCATATGCTATGTATAAGTTATTTATGTTTAACTTATATTTATATTATATATCATATTTATAATATTTCAACAACTATCGTTTTTATTTTTATAAGAATTCAAGTGTAAAATTAAAAAAGATAAAATTGCTGTTTTCCAATGTCATTAAGTTAA
This is a stretch of genomic DNA from Lactobacillus crispatus. It encodes these proteins:
- a CDS encoding DUF3850 domain-containing protein, yielding MKVYTSSGIYEIKEHRVKILPSYFEAQVNNSKNFEIRKNDRNYQVGDLLLLEEYNPTTANYTGREVHCLITYKTTFKQVPGYVVLGTKKLGTV
- a CDS encoding sensor histidine kinase codes for the protein MKLIYQNMLSFLLIIVTTISIIGYSEIGYARNQAYTQNYQRMESYANSLGNLAEADSQNGTALLSNNFLNQLEYVLRGDDAHLRIFNDKNEQIYPKTKARIQLSQEVFTTLKNGQEIRIQNNHNENSPISSTKDAYTGVLVPWMNGKNLVGIVWIGSRVKHVERPILMAKRNLLRALLITVAVGLLLSFIISYYSTKRIKRLSRATQKVASGNFNVQIEHKDSDEIDQLAENFNKMVQALKQSNEEVKAQEERRDQFMADAAHEMRTPLTTINGILEGLQYDAIPEDSKPKSIALMQRETKRLIRLVNENLDYEKIRNNQIMLVKTNFNATIILHDLKSQLKQNATKANDELVVEAPDQLPIYADRDRFTQVMVNLVQNAIQFTHDGKIIISGKRIEHGTQLSVKDNGIGMSKNQTKYIFERFFRADPSRARMGTGESGLGLAIVSSLIKQHGGKVEVFSAPGKGSTFTVTFYDKGYEQFVAKN
- a CDS encoding MalY/PatB family protein translates to MQYDFENAPDRSKTDSVKWDVKSGELPMWIADMDFKTAPEIIAAMQQKLTLGAFGYEFPQADYFNAVADWYETEHNHRPQTNWMIFTTGVVPAISSIVRRISHIGDNVLVQEPVYNIFYNSILNNGRHVLSSDLAFDGKSYSINWADLEQKLAEPLTTLMIFCNPHNPVGKVWTSEEVQKIADLCHQYHVTLLSDEIHGDLVRQGPDYTPAFSVTGEAQNSVISLVSPSKTFNVAALHAATAIVPDENLRNMVSRGLNSDEVAEPNLLAIPATIAAYEQGHDWLNALKKQLKQNFAYVQNFIEKNIPEVQIISGNATYLMWIDVQKISTDSQELAEFIRQETGLIISAGSVYRGNGHDFIRINLACPLTMVKDGMQRLATGIRKYNK
- a CDS encoding ParA family protein, yielding MKIITFAAIKGGVGKTTLAYNYGEWLANHGSRILFIDLDHQSNLTQTYRIYDNEYTVGNIFLKNDQVKIHQINENIDLIAGDMHLDDIEADIETKVDKNMLLYMWLADNYDTRKLDQYDYIIIDCHPDFSIATKNAVIISDDILSPITPSEHGYSAKFNLEQRFKELKRETIDYRTRQSLVDAKLLFVGNMIKNNTRSSRELVEVLQKDPSVIVKIPNRELFNRSTLDKVAISTMMKDKKMQSMYGSFFNELNGIFGSITNKV
- a CDS encoding SdpI family protein, which gives rise to MIYVACGLVMVAVGLIWLITPAKRPNRIYGYLSYLAQVNQDSFKFAQKRASWYCILFGFIQALLGVIIHYLNWDRYFLIWLLTFYLFILLPIVYTEKSLKTFLSKRHELPHDYVDPDQVKHKRTKGFRD
- a CDS encoding IS982 family transposase; translated protein: MNCLKLKRFSHHLQVSFKDLVIICRHWYRLYAPAEFTHRRNIDQIKTTDSLILALLIWQAKTGIESQRRFCECFNCLSHSRFNRRSRQLLQLIYQIRQEMNKKVDLNGHFLIIDSFPVPVCQPIRNYRAKIFRGYANIGYKATKKIYFYGFKVHAIVSDDGYILDYVVTKASVHDAKETVELMENAHPSNYYLLGDEGYLGKELHQQLKQMGYELWTPYRKNMTGAKKHNDHQLMAIRRTIESDFSLLTYYNAENNRTRSLIGFQSRLEIAILAYNLAYCLERFN
- a CDS encoding AbrB/MazE/SpoVT family DNA-binding domain-containing protein; amino-acid sequence: MEITLQKWGNSQGIRLSKSLLRDLGITTEKATFEVKVKNKELILKRKKESKLAQRFEGFDYEAYWDKWDNEHPGESKEVDWGKPVGKEIKW
- a CDS encoding type II toxin-antitoxin system PemK/MazF family toxin; this translates as MIDVHQGDIIIIGFDPSLGHEQQGTRPALIVSNHDFTRLTRSLVKVVPISKTENDFPLHIPVPEGLKVHGVAEAQQETTLDLAARHWYKVDHAPASFIKDVINAISDSYEFEE
- a CDS encoding response regulator transcription factor, producing MSLRILMVEDDTSVAEMMGMFFKKEGWQQDIAVDGVEAVDMFKKNADKYDLITLDLNLPKKDGIQVAKEVRAISPTVPIIMLTARGSESDQVLGLGIGADEYVTKPFSPIALIARIKALHRRVMMEEEPAHTQEDNQDYEITTDHLKISKNRREVLFDNQPVMGLTPKEFDLLYTMAQKPRQVFSRDQLLELVWGYEYYGEERTVDAHIKKLRQKLEKVGAKVIQTVWGVGYKFDDSQVK
- the manA gene encoding mannose-6-phosphate isomerase, class I; the protein is MEPLFLTPYFRPKIWGGRKLDDIFHYDIPEGKVGEAWIISGYKDDASTVTDGPLKGMSLRDVYLKHPELFGNPKAKEFPLLVKLLDANDNLSVQVHPDDDYARKVENDSGKTESWYVMQADPGAYIIYGHHAKSREELADMIHKGEWDKLLRKVPVKAGDFFYVPAGTIHALTKGCLVIETQQSSDVTYRLYDYDRVGKDGKKRELHTQKSIDVTTVPHVDPKLDVKTSQDQDAEIKTLVEPPLSPHFYLWQIDLDGTWKTGLKDHPYLLVSVIKGEGKLEADGKSYDLKMGTNLIIPNEMKNFTFTGKMRIVMSAPGEE
- a CDS encoding IS30 family transposase, which encodes MTNSNSSISKHYHQLTSVQRGQIQAMLDSGITSRTVIAQEVGCHKSTISREIKRGSVLQRDSSYLLYEHYYADTAQLYYEKRRKNCYQRNPLKHYAVFLRMLSRRFKAKFDATSIDEFVGEFKRTMPGYPCPSTPTVYRYIDQGLLDISNIDLPMKLKRRRNKRHHGQSGHALHKKNLGNSIEQRPKEIEDRKTPLHWEGDLVKGVRRKNQPALMTLTERTTRFEVVIKIPDYRASTCQRLLQNEIDRHPAWFKSITFDNGSEFADMTKIKGCQIYFAHPYSPWERGTNENCNGLLRQFFPKGKSMKDKSAAYVQQATDAINRKHRRILQYHTAEELFKQYISS